The following are encoded together in the Vigna unguiculata cultivar IT97K-499-35 chromosome 2, ASM411807v1, whole genome shotgun sequence genome:
- the LOC114173466 gene encoding uncharacterized protein LOC114173466 — protein MTGKGVSREHFQPKTCSGKREDFRKIVFIDVDSDQADEVVIIDYPEFISKSHVSGAPSRERVCTPQSVISIDDDDDEESDDAEIPGVVAGGVADLDSDASSSKRSSPDSSGVRDSIDIDVDENGVREKESEFDGLKNRKAGPGEGTSRNRYGLDGSESESSDSDCSDCELMDREQWEKMSIKRKRTGFNDQPCYDEHASSSGLHFNNNVYTDMDEENRNRENAGSTTHFCPTNDENVEKNQSSFPSEWEAFKSSLFEFTEKERQSLHQSCEVEHGRSTRSKDFSPGTQNESTDFYTDVTGVSRFDKELSGEECGLSNLSQEAHKNRVTNPEPKSKDDSLFDTNSKCASADERHVNCDGPALNDHDCELTNTTSNERDIINEREKLKETDEYKQAMEEEWASRQLQLQIQAEEAQMLRKRRKAEKRELDMQRRQKERIEEVRESQKKDEEFMNLKEQLRVEIRKGLNHLEMQCHDMTSLLRGLGIHVGGSFIPSPNEVQAAYKRALFKFHPDRASKTDVRAQVEAEEKFKLISRLKDKFLLTSCH, from the exons ATGACGGGAAAAGGCGTCTCAAGAGAGCACTTTCAGCCCAAGACTTGTTCTGGGAAGAGAGAGGATTTTAGAAAAATTGTGTTTATTGATGTAGACAGTGATCAAGCTGATGAGGTGGTGATCATAGATTACCCTGAGTTCATCTCTAAGTCGCATGTATCTGGTGCACCGAGTAGAGAGCGGGTATGTACGCCGCAGAGTGTTATAAGCATtgatgatgacgatgatgaGGAAAGTGATGATGCGGAAATTCCGGGAGTTGTTGCTGGAGGTGTTGCGGATTTGGATAGCGATGCCTCATCTAGCAAAAGGTCTTCTCCAGACTCAAGTGGTGTGCGAGATTCTATTGACATAGATGTTGATGAAAATGGTGTCCGTGAAAAGGAGTCTGAATTTGACGGGCTAAAAAATAGGAAAGCAGGGCCTGGAGAGGGTACTTCAAGAAATCGCTACGGTTTGGATGGGTCTGAAAGTGAGTCATCAGATAGTGATTGCTCTGATTGCGAACTCATGGATCGGGAACAGTGGGAAAAGATGTCGATTAAGAGAAAGCGCACTGGGTTTAATGACCAACCTTGTTATGATGAGCATGCTAGTTCTTCTGgattacattttaataataatgtatacACTGATATGGATGAGGAAAATAGGAATCGGGAGAATGCTGGGAGTACAACTCATTTTTGTCCCActaatgatgaaaatgttgagaAGAATCAATCTTCCTTTCCTTCTGAGTGGGAGGCTTTTAAATCTTCTTTGTTTGAATTCACAGAGAAGGAAAGGCAATCGTTGCATCAAAGCTGCGAAGTTGAGCACGGAAGAAGTACAAGAAGCAAAGATTTTTCTCCCGGCACCCAGAATGAGAGCACCGACTTCTATACTGATGTTACTGGTGTTTCAAGGTTCGATAAAGAACTCAGTGGTGAGGAGTGTGGCTTATCGAACTTGAGTCAAGAGGCACATAAAAATCGAGTTACCAATCCTGAACCGAAGAGTAAAGACGACTCTTTATTTGATACGAATTCTAAGTGTGCCTCTGCTGACGAAAGACATGTTAATTGTGATGGGCCTGCTTTAAATGATCATGATTGTGAGCTTACTAACACTACTTCAAATGAGAGAGATATAATTAATGAAAGAGAAAAGCTTAAGGAGACTGATGAATATAAGCAAGCAATGGAGGAGGAATGGGCATCTAGGCAGCTCCAATTGCAAATTCAG GCAGAGGAAGCACAGATGTTACGCAAAAGAAGAAAGGCTGAAAAGCGCGAACTGGATATGCAAAGAAGGCAAAAGGAACGCATTGAAGAAGTGAGAGAGTCTCAAAAGAAG GATGAAGAATTTATGAACCTGAAAGAGCAACTGCGGGTTGAAATACGGAAGGGGCTTAATCATTTGGAGATGCAATGCCATGATATGACCTCATTGCTTCGTGGCCTAGGAATACATGTGGGAGGAAGCTTTATCCCTTCGCCTAATGAG GTTCAAGCAGCCTATAAACGTGCCTTGTTTAAGTTTCATCCTGATCGTGCTTCAAAAACTGACGTTCGTGCACAGGTTGAGGCCGAGGAGAAGTTCAAGCTCATCTCTCGCTTGAAGGATAAGTTTTTGTTGACTTCTTGTCACTAA